The following coding sequences lie in one Flagellimonas eckloniae genomic window:
- a CDS encoding universal stress protein produces the protein MNNILVPIGTSPNSSNTLQYAIDFAANFGAKVFVMDVFTVTSGTGSLANVEEKVARSSKERLKEIIDKTDTKAIEIKVATYNGDIISGLKSIDKEIGIDLIIIAPRSNAIEDELYLGNTSGRIVKQTNIPTLIVPKGTVFKPVKRIMTAFGSGIVKRNRILNPLIAIKDKFRAEVSLLLVKRPGYSEEDLQVNTALLDLSQQLNMTEHATTYLGVLEHFQKEQPDMLCVFRRKRGFFKKLWEKNTVPKSEFFVSIPVLVLSVKKE, from the coding sequence ATGAATAATATACTTGTGCCCATAGGGACTTCTCCCAATTCATCCAATACACTTCAATATGCCATTGACTTTGCAGCAAATTTTGGAGCTAAGGTCTTTGTAATGGACGTGTTTACGGTGACTTCAGGAACGGGAAGTCTTGCTAATGTAGAAGAGAAAGTGGCCAGAAGCAGCAAGGAACGATTAAAGGAGATTATTGACAAAACCGATACTAAAGCTATTGAAATAAAAGTAGCTACCTATAATGGGGATATAATAAGTGGACTTAAAAGTATTGATAAGGAGATTGGGATTGACCTAATTATTATTGCCCCGCGGAGTAATGCAATAGAAGATGAGCTTTATTTAGGTAATACTTCGGGTAGAATAGTAAAACAGACCAATATTCCCACATTGATTGTTCCTAAAGGAACTGTATTTAAGCCTGTTAAAAGGATTATGACTGCTTTTGGGTCTGGTATTGTTAAAAGAAATAGAATATTGAATCCTTTAATTGCAATAAAAGATAAATTTAGGGCCGAAGTCAGCTTACTCCTGGTTAAAAGACCAGGGTATTCGGAGGAAGATTTACAGGTAAATACGGCGCTTTTGGATTTAAGCCAACAATTGAACATGACAGAACATGCTACCACTTATTTGGGTGTTTTAGAGCATTTTCAAAAAGAACAACCAGACATGCTATGTGTGTTTAGAAGAAAACGGGGGTTCTTTAAAAAATTATGGGAGAAAAATACAGTTCCAAAATCTGAGTTTTTTGTTTCCATCCCGGTTTTAGTATTGAGTGTAAAAAAGGAATAA